A stretch of the Metopolophium dirhodum isolate CAU chromosome 8, ASM1992520v1, whole genome shotgun sequence genome encodes the following:
- the LOC132950094 gene encoding folate-like transporter 2, with amino-acid sequence MFLAVICACLFPTKKKHSFRMENVLNEKTRLLENGLKNKMEIREKNIVIMQSIKYNTAMENTFKGLLFDFKTSYSNTVVLKRSIWYIISMGSHFQIITNMNVLYTYIVNKPGNHDVLLNGYAEATISLCGAVGAYLIGKVQLDWTYYGDAVTAICSSIMGILMMSCYYHDHLFLIYLSYILYGIVSQMVFVSNFSEIAKRLKNQCYSLVYGVNLFGSLLISTFMTIFFVQMNFLDISIPGRFLFIGGLDVSLGIGFLFLSYLKMTRPR; translated from the exons ATGTTCTTAGCTGTAATTTGCGCTTGTCTATTTccgacgaaaaaaaaacattcttttCGAATGGAGAATGTGCTTAATGAAAAAACCAGACTTCTCGAAAAtggcctaaaaaataaaatggaaattcgtgaaaaaaatatc gtTATAATGCAATCTATTAAGTACAACACTGCAATGGAAAATACTTTCAAAGGATTATTGTTCGACTTTAAAACTTCATACTCGAATACAGTCGTGCTAAAACGGTCTATTTGGTACATAATCAGTATGGGATCACATTTTCAG ATTATAACTAACATGAATGTATTGTACACGTACATCGTCAATAAACCTGGTAATCATGATGTCTTGTTAAACGGATACGCGGAGGCAACAATTAGTTTGTGtg GAGCTGTGGGTGCCTATCTAATTGGAAAGGTGCAGTTAGATTGGACTTATTACGGTGATGCCGTTACAGCGATTTGCTCCTCTATTATGGGCATTCTTATGATGTCATGTTATTATCACGACCAtttgtttttgatatatttatcgTATATTTTATACGGTATAGTTAGTCAAATGGTATTTGTCTCaaattt ctCCGAAATTGCAAAACGCCTGAAGAATCAGTGTTATTCTCTAGTATATGGAGTTAATTTATTTGGGTCTTTATTAATATCCACCTTCATGACAATATTTTTCGTCCAAATGAATTTCTTGGATATTTCTATTCCCGGTCGG TTTTTGTTCATTGGTGGTTTAGACGTCTCTCTTGGAATAGGATTCTTATTTTTATCGTATCTCAAAATGACCAGGCCTCGATGA